The nucleotide sequence GCAGAAAGAATATGAAGATGCCGGAGTTGTAGCTGCCATTGCCATGGGTGTGACAGAAACAGCCGGCGGAGCTTTTCCGGATAAAGCTGCACAAACACCAATGGGAGTCGACCTTGAAGGAAGTGTGCCCAAGAATTTTTTCGTCTGTCAGGGCATTAATCCGTATAAGCTCAGCGAAGAAAACCTGCTGATGCTCGAGAAATCCCTCCAGCACCACCAGACGGCCGGGATTAAAATTTATCTGGGATACTATCCTTTTTATGCCTATGACAAAGTGTACGGACCAGTTTATGAGCTTGCAGAAGCATTCAGCCTTCCGGTTGTTTTTCATACGGGCGATACCTATTCAGAGAGAAGTCTTCTCAAATACAGCCACCCCCTCACTCTTGATGAAGTGGCAGTGGAACACCGGAATATCCAATTCATGATGGCGCATCTCGGAGACCCATGGGTGCTTGATGGTGCTGAGGTCATTAACAAAAACCACAATATGCATGCTGATTTATCCGGACTGCTTGTCGGAACGGACAAGACCATTGCCGCCAAAAAGAATACGAGGTTCTTTGATCACCTCATTCATGCGCTTTCCTACTGCGATCACTACGACAGACTTTTATTTGGGACAGACTGGCCGCTAATAGGAATTAAGCCATACATTGACCTGTTCAGCGAACTGATTCCGGAGGAACATCACGGGCTCTTCTTCTACGATAACGCCCTGCGTCTATTTCCAAAATTAAATGAGTTTTTAAAAGAGGAATCCTAAACTCTTTCGACTAATACTAAGAATAGGGGTTTGAAAGCTTAAAGAGAAAGGGGAATACGATGATGGGGAGAAAAATTGCATGGGTAACAGACAGCACGGCAAGCATTGATCAGGAAATCAGGGATCACCCCGACATATACTGGGTGCCTCTCCTTGTATGCATCAATGGAGAAGACTACTTGGACGGTGTGACTCTTGCACCGGAAGAATTATATCCGCTTCTTAAAAAACCTGAAAATGCCATTACCACATCACAGCCGCCGCCTGGCGCTTTTGCAGAGCTTTACAGGAAGCTTGCAGAAGACTATGACGAAGTGATTTCCATCCACCTGTCAAGTCTTCTCAGCGGTACCTACTCTTCTGCTGTTCAGGCAGCAGGCGAAGCAGATATACCGGTGACGGTCATTGATTCTCTTATTTTGACAGAACCTCTGACTAGGATTGTGAAAGCGGGCGTTCTCATGCAAGAAAAAGGCATGGAGACGGAACAAATTGTTACAGAACTTGAGAGTCTGAAGGAGAAACACCATACATACGTGCTGATCGGGGACCTTACAAGACTTCACAAGAGCGGAAGAATGACCGGAACTCAATATTATCTTGGAAGTCTTTTAAACATTCAGCCAATCATCCGCATTAAGTCAGGGTCGCTTTCTACCGAAGAAAAAGTCAGGTCTGAAAAGAAAGCGTTTCAGTATATAGCAGGTCAAATCAAAAAAGGCAGTCAAACACATTCAATCCGCGAAATTGCGGTGATGTTCACCTCAAAACGCGACAAGGCCGACCGCCTGCATGACACGCTTGTGAAAGAATTCCCCAAAATTCCGGTCAAGCTTGTGCCGCTTTGCACAACAATCGGTGTTCATACAGGCGAAGACGTAGCCGGCGTATCCTGGTTCCAAGAATAGGAAGTGTCTTAAATTGAAAGAAATTATTGAAAACATCGAACGCACCGTAAAGGATCGCCTGAAAAAAGAAGGCACAGGCCACGACTGGCACCATATTGAAAGAGTAAGAAGGACGGCTGTTAATCTAGCGAAAAAATACGCGTGCAGCCAATCTGTTGTTGAACTTTCTGCTCTCCTTCATGATGTGATTGACGAAAAGCTGTCAGATGATATCCGGATGAGTACCGAAGAAGTCGCAGCCCTGCTTGAAAGGGAAGGACTCGATCAGTCGTCTATCAGTGACATTCTGGCAGTTATTACTTCCATTTCATTTAAGGGGGGCAACAGGGAAAAGGTTTCTTCCATTGAAGCGCAGATCGTCCAGGATGCCGACAGGCTTGATGCTATGGGGGCAATAGGAATAGCAAGAGTCTTTTCCTACGGAGGATCAAAAGGCAGCCTCATTCATGATCCGGACATGCCTGTCAGGAGCAGCATGACTGAAAAAGAATACCGCTCGGATCGTTCTACGTCCATCAATCATTTTTACGAAAAACTCCTGAAGCTGAAAGATCTCATGAATACAGAGGAAGGAAGGGTTCTGGCCCTTCAGCGCCATCAATTTATGGTTGCCTATCTCAAGCAATTTTACCTTGAATGGGAAGGGCCCGGAAGGAACTCGTGACGTGCGGTTTCTCTAAATGGCAAGAGCAATTACAGCTATGTTAGAATGGATGCAGACACGAAACAAGGAGTGACATGGCTTGAATATTAAATCAATTGAACCGACACCGAGCCCAAATACGATGAAAGTCATTTTGGATGAGGAGCTGCCGGGCGGGAAAAGCAGCAATTATAAGCCTGAAACAGCTGAAGGTGCACCCGGCGTCATCCAGGAGATCCTCAAAGTGGAAGGCGTTAAAGGCGTATATCACGTGGCGGATTTCCTGGCAGTAGAACGCAATGCCAAATTCGACTGGAAAGAGATTCTTCCCAAAGTCCGTGCTGCATTCGGCGAAGAGACGGAAGATAAAGCTGATTCCAGCTCAAAAATCAATGATCATTTCGGCGAGGTCAATGTCCACGTTCAGATGTTCAGCGGCATCCCGATGCAGGTAAAGCTTTCTGACGGCGAGACAGAAAAGAGGTTCGGACTTCCCGAGCGTTTTCAAAAAGCTGTTCTTGCTGCGCAGCAGAACGCTGACAATGTTGTGCTTGAAAGAAAGTGGAAGGAACAGGGAGTAAGGTATGGCGACTTTGATGAAATTGGAAAAGACGTCACTGAAGAGCTGCAGGCAGCCTATACAGAAGAGCGGCTGACAAAGCTTACAGAAGCTCTTTTGAAAAAGGACAAGTCTGAACCGGTTCCAGCCCGCAAATCATACACGGTGACAGAGGACATGCTCGAGGATCCGGAATGGACAGTGCGCTATGCGCATCTTGAGCAAATGGATCCAAAGGAGAGCGATCTCCCTGTTTTAAATAAAGCATTATCAGATGAAAAGGCCTCAATCCGGAGACTTGCTGCTGTATATCTCGGCATGATCGAGGAGCCTTCTGTGCTTCCTTACCTGTATAAAGCCCTGAAAGACAAATCGGTTACCGTTCGCAGAACCGCCGGCGACTGCCTATCAGACATCGGTGACCCTGCAGCGATGGAAGAAATGATGCTTGCCCTTAAAGACAAAAACAAGCTCGTCAGATGGCGTGCAGCCATGTTCCTATATGAAGTCGGCGATGAGCGCTCATTGAGCGCACTAAAAGAGGCCGAAAACGATCCTGAATTCGAGGTCAGTCTTCAAGTGAAAATGGCCATTGAACGAATTGAAGGCGGAGAAGAGGCAAAAGGCTCCGTCTGGAAACAGATGACAGAAAGCAGACAGCAATAAGACGGCTGAAAGACTAAATCACTTAGTGGATTTAGTCTTTTTGCAGAGTTTTTTTCTAAAATGGAAAGACCCATTCTAAGACTTTGGCCATATTATTTTAGCGAGGTTTCTTAGCGATTGATGAAAAAACGATGGGGGAAAATCTCATATGCCGAATAAGACAAAAGAAGCATTTGACCGACTTGCAAGGATCTATGAAACCGAAACGGACAGTCTTTATAATACAGATTATGAAAGGCCTGCTATGATGGCTAATATTCCTGAAAACCTGAACGGCTCGAGTATTCTTGATGCCGGCTGTTCTGCCGGCTGGTATTCGGATCAGCTGCAAAAAAGAGGAGCGCAGGTGACGGGCGTTGATATCAGCCCCAATATGATTGAAGCGGCCATCAGGAAAACGGGAGGGCGTGCAAAAATGATCTGTCACGACCTCTCAGAGACTCTTCCTTTTGCTGATGCCTCATTTGACGGCATTGTGAGTTCACTTACGCTTCATTACTGTAAAGACTGGAAGCCTGTATTAAGCGAATTTTCCAGAGTTCTAAAACCATCAGGCTGGCTTCTTTTTTCCACTCACCATCCATTTATGGACTGGAAACTGTTTGAGTGCAAGAACTATTTCAGCGAAGAACTTTTGCATGATACCTGGAAAAAGTCAGGTCAGACATTTGATGTGAGTTTTTACAGAAAACCTCTGGAAAAAATCGTCACGGAAACGAGCCGTTTTTTTTCAATAGATGAACTGATTGAACCTAAGCCTGCTGAAAGTTTCTATGAAAAAAATCCTGCAAACTATGAATATTTGACGAATAACCCTCATTTTATAATGATTAGGGCAACTGCAAGATCATAAGAAGAGGACCAATTCCAAGAGGAGACGTTCGATGATTATTTTAAAAAGCGAAAGAGAAATCAGCCGGATGCACGAAGCAGGGAAGCTGCTTGCTTCGTGCCATAAAGAGGTTTCAAAGCTTTTGAAACCCGGTGTAACGACACTTGAGATTGATTCCTTCGTGGATAAGTACCTTGCCGACCACGGAGCGGTGCCTGAGCAGAAA is from Bacillus sp. FSL H8-0547 and encodes:
- a CDS encoding amidohydrolase family protein translates to MKIIDAHMHISEIQSFRQTGDDVSFVDYSLKGLQKEYEDAGVVAAIAMGVTETAGGAFPDKAAQTPMGVDLEGSVPKNFFVCQGINPYKLSEENLLMLEKSLQHHQTAGIKIYLGYYPFYAYDKVYGPVYELAEAFSLPVVFHTGDTYSERSLLKYSHPLTLDEVAVEHRNIQFMMAHLGDPWVLDGAEVINKNHNMHADLSGLLVGTDKTIAAKKNTRFFDHLIHALSYCDHYDRLLFGTDWPLIGIKPYIDLFSELIPEEHHGLFFYDNALRLFPKLNEFLKEES
- a CDS encoding DegV family protein — protein: MGRKIAWVTDSTASIDQEIRDHPDIYWVPLLVCINGEDYLDGVTLAPEELYPLLKKPENAITTSQPPPGAFAELYRKLAEDYDEVISIHLSSLLSGTYSSAVQAAGEADIPVTVIDSLILTEPLTRIVKAGVLMQEKGMETEQIVTELESLKEKHHTYVLIGDLTRLHKSGRMTGTQYYLGSLLNIQPIIRIKSGSLSTEEKVRSEKKAFQYIAGQIKKGSQTHSIREIAVMFTSKRDKADRLHDTLVKEFPKIPVKLVPLCTTIGVHTGEDVAGVSWFQE
- a CDS encoding HD domain-containing protein; amino-acid sequence: MKEIIENIERTVKDRLKKEGTGHDWHHIERVRRTAVNLAKKYACSQSVVELSALLHDVIDEKLSDDIRMSTEEVAALLEREGLDQSSISDILAVITSISFKGGNREKVSSIEAQIVQDADRLDAMGAIGIARVFSYGGSKGSLIHDPDMPVRSSMTEKEYRSDRSTSINHFYEKLLKLKDLMNTEEGRVLALQRHQFMVAYLKQFYLEWEGPGRNS
- a CDS encoding conserved virulence factor C family protein, with amino-acid sequence MNIKSIEPTPSPNTMKVILDEELPGGKSSNYKPETAEGAPGVIQEILKVEGVKGVYHVADFLAVERNAKFDWKEILPKVRAAFGEETEDKADSSSKINDHFGEVNVHVQMFSGIPMQVKLSDGETEKRFGLPERFQKAVLAAQQNADNVVLERKWKEQGVRYGDFDEIGKDVTEELQAAYTEERLTKLTEALLKKDKSEPVPARKSYTVTEDMLEDPEWTVRYAHLEQMDPKESDLPVLNKALSDEKASIRRLAAVYLGMIEEPSVLPYLYKALKDKSVTVRRTAGDCLSDIGDPAAMEEMMLALKDKNKLVRWRAAMFLYEVGDERSLSALKEAENDPEFEVSLQVKMAIERIEGGEEAKGSVWKQMTESRQQ
- a CDS encoding class I SAM-dependent methyltransferase — encoded protein: MPNKTKEAFDRLARIYETETDSLYNTDYERPAMMANIPENLNGSSILDAGCSAGWYSDQLQKRGAQVTGVDISPNMIEAAIRKTGGRAKMICHDLSETLPFADASFDGIVSSLTLHYCKDWKPVLSEFSRVLKPSGWLLFSTHHPFMDWKLFECKNYFSEELLHDTWKKSGQTFDVSFYRKPLEKIVTETSRFFSIDELIEPKPAESFYEKNPANYEYLTNNPHFIMIRATARS